A window of Cytobacillus sp. FSL H8-0458 genomic DNA:
AAGTCCAGTGCCTCTTTCCTTTGTAGTATAGAAGGGCTCACCAAGCTTTTTTATTTTATGCGCAGGAATCCCTGTTCCTTCATCTCTTATGGATATGTGAACTTTATGAGCAGAATCTTTCTGAATGGATACTGTAATATATCCGCCTTTAGGCATGACTTCAATTGCATTTTTTATTATATTGATAAAGACCTTTTTCATTTGATTGGATTCACAGAAAACCTTGGGTAAATTCTGTTCATAATAAGTATTGAATTGAACATTGTGGAGCACGGCCTGGGCACTAAGGAGATCTACTGTTTCTTTCATTATTTGTGAAATGTCTTTTTCTACAAATTTGACAGCTTGAGGCTTAGCGAGAATTAGAAATTCATTAATAATTGAATCAATCCTGCTGAGCTCAGTGGTGATCACATTGAAATACATCGTATGATCTTCTTTAACACTGCCCTCCAGAAGCTGAATAAAGCCTTTAAGAGCCGTCATTGGATTTCTGATCTCGTGTGCAATCCCTGCTGCCAATTCTCCAATGACATTCAAGGTGTCTGATTTCCGAAGCTGTTCTTCCATTTCCAGCTTTTCAGTAATATCTTTAAATGTCGTCATACTGATATTAGAAAAAATATTCAGCTTGTTGGAAAACTCGAAAAATTTTTTCCTGCCTGTTTTTAAAGTAATGGAAAGGTTCCCGTCTGATTGCCCCTCTGAGTGTATGTTTCTTATCTGCTCTTTTAATTCTTCATCAGTTATATTGCAGTCATTCAAAATACTATGCAGTGATACTCCGATAAGATCCTCTTTTGTCATCTGCAGCATTCTCTGACCTGATTGATTAATATCGACTATTTGAAACTGATCGTTCCATAGAAGAATACCTTCAAGAGCCCCTTCAAAAATCATGCGAAATTTTTGTTCGCTTTCCCTTAAGCTTTTTTCCATGGCATGACGCTCACTGACATTTCTGAAGATTGTCATATGGTAGCCTTCAACAGAGTTCAATTTCACTGTAAACTCCAAAGATTTGAACTGGCCATTCGGCATAAGAAAAACAAGCTCATCCCTTATTGACCCCTTAATGAACATCTCTTTAACAATGTTTCTGTATCTTTCCGACTTTTCATAAACAAAATCTTTTACCTTTTTTTTGATTAGCTCATCATGTGTACATTCAAAAATTCGGCAAGCGGCCTCATTAGCATCGATAATTTCGCCATTCTCGCCCCAAAAAATAATTCCATCCAGAGCTTCTACAAATAAGTCAGCATACAGCTCTTCATTCTTTTTTACTTTCCGTTCAAGCAGCCGCTTATTTGTGACATCT
This region includes:
- a CDS encoding PAS domain S-box protein, giving the protein MNQEIRRLYARIETLEKENNLLANGNSPGYNLFSHSKDGILIFDSEEKIIDVNPSFAESIKMDKQQLIGRSLFEIVPENKHFKLEKQKELLKKNKSVRGILSVYNGRSIIEFDFTTSTLNESGFYMCILRDVTNKRLLERKVKKNEELYADLFVEALDGIIFWGENGEIIDANEAACRIFECTHDELIKKKVKDFVYEKSERYRNIVKEMFIKGSIRDELVFLMPNGQFKSLEFTVKLNSVEGYHMTIFRNVSERHAMEKSLRESEQKFRMIFEGALEGILLWNDQFQIVDINQSGQRMLQMTKEDLIGVSLHSILNDCNITDEELKEQIRNIHSEGQSDGNLSITLKTGRKKFFEFSNKLNIFSNISMTTFKDITEKLEMEEQLRKSDTLNVIGELAAGIAHEIRNPMTALKGFIQLLEGSVKEDHTMYFNVITTELSRIDSIINEFLILAKPQAVKFVEKDISQIMKETVDLLSAQAVLHNVQFNTYYEQNLPKVFCESNQMKKVFINIIKNAIEVMPKGGYITVSIQKDSAHKVHISIRDEGTGIPAHKIKKLGEPFYTTKERGTGLGLMVTYKIIEEHNGTIEVESKLGEGTVFHIYLPIL